GCTCAAGCTGATCCGGCAGCGCAAGCCTGACCTGCCGGTGCTGATCCTGTCGACCTACCCGGAAGACCAGTACGCGATCAACCTGATCCGTGCCGGCGCGTCGGGCTACCTGACCAAGGAAAGCGCACCCGACGACCTGGTCAAGGCGATCCGCACGGTGGCGCAGGGCCGCCGCTATGTGAGCGCCACCGTGGCGGACTTGCTGATCGGCGGGCTCGACAAGCCAACCGAGCAGCCGGTGCACCAGATGCTGTCCGAGCGCGAATTCCAGATCTTCTGCAAGCTCTCGCGCGGCCAGTCGGTGTCGGTGATCGCCGACGAACTGTTCCTCAGCGTCAAGACAGTCAGCACTTACCGTTCGCGCATCCTGGAGAAAATGGGCATGAAGACCAACGCCGACCTGACCTATTACGCGATCAAGAACGGCCTGGTGGAATAGCAGTTCAATCGCGGCCCCGCGCGGGCCGCCCCGGAAGGGACCCGCAATACACAATATGTCGGAGCAGGATTCGAACACTTCCTACCGGGCGCTGAACGTGCTGCTGATTGAAGATTCGGCGGTCCTGCGCGGCATGCTGCTCGAATACCTGAAGGATTTCCCGTTTATCGAGAACGTCGACTGGGCGGATACCGAAGCGCTGGCGCTGCGCCTGCTCGCCGCCGGAAGCTACGATGTGGCCATCGTCGACCTGCAACTGCGCCAGGGTAACGGCATCAACGTGCTGCGCGCGATGCAGCGCGACGGCTCCGACACCGTGCGCATCGTCTACACCAACCATGCCCAGCTCGAGATGTACCGGCGCCAGTGCGCCGAGGCGGGCGCCGACTACTTCTTCGACAAATCCCTGGAGCTGGAGCAGGTGTTCCGCGTGATCGAGGAGCACGCTGCGCCGCAGGGCTGACGCATCAGGCGCGCGCCGGTTCGGGGCTCTCCGGTTCTTCGGCCGGCGCCAGCACCGAGGCGGTCAACGGTACCTCGATGCGGATGCGCACGCCGGCATCCGGCGACGAATCGATCCGCATGCTGCCGCCCAGCGCCGTGACGCGCTGCTCCATTCCCAGCAACCCGTGGTGCCCGGCCTGGCTGCTGGCGTCGAAGTCCGGCGGCAGTCCCTTGCCGTCGTCGCGCACCGTCAGCGTCAGCAGTTCGCCCTCGCAGTCCAGCGACACCTCGACGTGCCTGGCCTGGGAGTACTTGCTGGCATTGGTCAGCGATTCCTGCACGATCCGGTACAGCGCGATCGCGGCTTCGTCGCGCAGCGCCGGCAGGTCCTCCGGCACGCTGACTTCGGTTTCCCAGTTGTTGCGCGCACCCACTTCCTCGACCAGCTGGCACACCGCCGCGCGCAGGCCCAGGTTGAGCAGCACGGTGGGGCGCAGGTCCTCGATCAGGCGGCGCTTGATCTGGATGCCCTGGTCCACGTGCAGCATCACGCGCGTCAGGCGCTCCGCCGCCACCGGGTGGTCCGCCTGCACCTTGCGGCGCACCCAGTGCAGGTCCAGCTTGATCGCGGTCAGGATGGCGCCGAGCTCGTCATGCAGTTCGCGCGCGAGCCGGGTCTTCTCGTCTTCGGTCACGCGCTGCAGGTGGCCCGCAAGCGCCGACAGCTGGCGCGTGCGCGCGCGTACCTTGCGGTCCAGCCGCACGCTTTCCTCTTCCAGCTGGGTGCGCACCGCCTCGGCCATCGCCAGCCGCTTGGCGTGGCCGATGCCGACGGCCATCAGCAGGATGATGTTGATGGCGGTGAGCAGGCCGATGCCGTAGCGCGACAGCTGCACGTCGTTCTCGGCGCCCTCGAGCCGGTGCGAGACCGCGCCGGCCTCGCGCGCCTGCAGCTGGTCGAGCCCGCGGCGCGCGTTGTCCATGGTCTGCTTGCCGTAGTCGGTGCGGATCAGGTCCAGCGCCACTTCCAGGTCGCGCTTGCCGTACACCAGCGTCAGCGCCATCTCGTTGAGCTTGCTGTTGACCAGCTTGGACGTGTCGCCGAACTGCTTCAGCCCTTCGGGGTCGTTGGCGTAGCCCGCGCGGATCTGCGCCATCAGCTCGGCGATGCGGG
The window above is part of the Cupriavidus taiwanensis LMG 19424 genome. Proteins encoded here:
- a CDS encoding response regulator, encoding MIRVLIADDHEIVRAGLRQFISEEPDIQVTGEAGSGDEVMAQLRDGEFDVLVLDISMPDRNGIDVLKLIRQRKPDLPVLILSTYPEDQYAINLIRAGASGYLTKESAPDDLVKAIRTVAQGRRYVSATVADLLIGGLDKPTEQPVHQMLSEREFQIFCKLSRGQSVSVIADELFLSVKTVSTYRSRILEKMGMKTNADLTYYAIKNGLVE
- a CDS encoding response regulator, which codes for MSEQDSNTSYRALNVLLIEDSAVLRGMLLEYLKDFPFIENVDWADTEALALRLLAAGSYDVAIVDLQLRQGNGINVLRAMQRDGSDTVRIVYTNHAQLEMYRRQCAEAGADYFFDKSLELEQVFRVIEEHAAPQG
- a CDS encoding sensor histidine kinase, giving the protein MFKQSFLPHTLLLAGGILLTLAVLVASETGNIRLRESYTDVIRSQRLQTELAALNGELVNAEAGQRGFLLTGKESYLEPYYKALPRIAELMAQIRAGYANDPEGLKQFGDTSKLVNSKLNEMALTLVYGKRDLEVALDLIRTDYGKQTMDNARRGLDQLQAREAGAVSHRLEGAENDVQLSRYGIGLLTAINIILLMAVGIGHAKRLAMAEAVRTQLEEESVRLDRKVRARTRQLSALAGHLQRVTEDEKTRLARELHDELGAILTAIKLDLHWVRRKVQADHPVAAERLTRVMLHVDQGIQIKRRLIEDLRPTVLLNLGLRAAVCQLVEEVGARNNWETEVSVPEDLPALRDEAAIALYRIVQESLTNASKYSQARHVEVSLDCEGELLTLTVRDDGKGLPPDFDASSQAGHHGLLGMEQRVTALGGSMRIDSSPDAGVRIRIEVPLTASVLAPAEEPESPEPARA